Below is a window of Oncorhynchus clarkii lewisi isolate Uvic-CL-2024 chromosome 19, UVic_Ocla_1.0, whole genome shotgun sequence DNA.
tgtctatatctcctccctctctctacaagatgtaactaataccagggtcctgtctatatctcctccctctctctacaagatgtaactaataccagggtcctgtctatatctccgccctctctctacaagatgtaactaataccagggtcctgtctatatctcctccctcactctacaagatgtaactaataccagggtcctgtctatatctcctccatctctctacaagatgtaactaataccagggtcctgtctatgtctcctacctctctctacaagatgtaactaataccagggtcctgtctatgtctgctccctctctctacaagatgtaactaataccagggtcctgtctatatctcctccctctctctacacgatgtaactaataccagggtcctgtctatatctcctccctctctctacaagatgtaactaataccagggtcctgtctatatctcatccctctctctataagatgtaactaataccagggtcctgtctatgtctcctccctctctctacaagatgtaactaataccagggtcctgtctatatctcatccctctctctacaagatgtaactaataccagggtcctgtctatgtctcctccctctctctacaagatgtaactaataccagggtcctgtctatatctcctccctctctctacaatatgtaactaataccagggtcctgtctatgtctcctccctctctctacaagatgtaactaataccagggtcctgtctatgtctcctccctctctctacaagatgtaactaataccagggtcctgtctatatctcctccctctctctacaagatgtaactaataccagggtcctgtctatatatcctccctctctctacaagatgtaactaataccagggtcctgtctatatctcctccctctctctacaagatgtaactaataccagggtcctgtctatatctcctccctctctctacaagatgtaactaataccagggtcctgtctatatctcctccctctctctacaagatgtaactaataccagggtcctgtctatatctgctccctctctctacaagatgtaactaataccagggtcctgtctatatctcctccctctctctacaagatgtaactaataccagggtcctgtctatatctcctccctctctctacaagatgtaactaataccagggtcctgtctatatctcctccctctctctacaagatgtaactaataccagggtcctgtctatatctcctccctctctctacaagatgtaactaataccagggtcctgtctatatctcctccctctctctacaagatgtaactaataccagggtcctgtctatatctcctccctctctctacaagatgtaactaataccagggtcctgtctatatctcctccctctctctacaagatgtaactaataccagggtcctgtctatatctcatccctctctctacaagatgtaactaataccagggtcctgtctatatctcctccctctctctacaagatgtaactaataccagggtcctgtctatatctcctccctctctctacaagatgtaactaataccagggtcctgtctatatctccgccctctctctacaagatgtaactaataccagggtcctgtctatatctcctccctctctctacaagatgtaactaataccagggtcctgtctatatctcctccctctctctacaagatgtaactaataccagggtcctgtctatgtctcctacctctctctacaagatgtaactaataccagggtcctgtctatgtctgctccctctctctacaagatgtaactaataccagggtcctgtctatatctcctccctctctctacaagatgtaactaataccagggtcctgtctatgtctcctccctctctctacaagatgtaactaataccagggtccaCTGTTTATatgttcagagagacagagagagactaggtGTGTTTATATTTACCTGTCTATATGTCTTCTCTACACAGCGGTGAGTCGAGCCCCTGTCCCCATGGCGGTGGTCCGTAGGGAACTGTCCTGTGAGTCCTACCCCATCGAGCTACGCTGCCCCGGCACAGACGTCATCATGATTGACAGCGCCAACTACGGACGCACCGACGACAAGATCTGTGACTCGGACCCAGCGCAGATGGAGAATACTAGATGTTACCTGCCCGACGCCTACAAGATCATGTCCCTCAGGTGAGCTGATCTAGAATTATAGttctacgtctgtctgtctgttcatctaTCCATCCGTACAAGATCATGTCCCTCAGGTGAGCTGATCTAGAATTATAGttctacgtctgtctgtctgtctgtctgtctgtctgtctgtctgtctctctgtctgtctgtctgtctgtctgtctgtctgtctgtctgtctgtctgtctctctgtctgtctgtctgtctgtctgtctgtctgtctgtctgtctgtctgtctgtctgttcatctaTCCATCCGTACAAGATCATGTCCCTCAGGTGAGCTGATCTAGAATTAtagttctgtgtctgtctgtctgtctgtctgtctgtctgtctgttgatctatCCATCCGTACAAGATCATGTCCCTCAGGTGAGCTGATCTAGAATTAtagttctgtgtctgtctgtctgtctgtctgtctgtctgtctgtctgtctgtctgtctgttcatctaTCCATCCGTTGAAGATCATGTCAGCTCAGGTGAGCTGATCTAGAATTATAGTTCTATGTCTGACGATGTACTGTATAGATGAGACGGTCAATCTGTTCTCAGACTGAATTGTTCAAGGTTAGATATGCAGATCTGGAATGGTGTTTCTAGCTGGTGCTGTGGGCAGACTAAAGCACAGCTAACAGCTTCCTCCTTCTTTATCTAGTGCTCTCCTCTTTTCCtggtcctctctcttctcctctcctctccctggtcctctctctcctctcctctccctggcctctctctcctctccctggtcctctctctcctctccctggtgctttctctcccctctccctagtcctctctctctcctctccttggtcctctctctcctctccctggcctcgctctcctctccctggcctctctctcctctccttggtcctctctctccactcctctccctggcctctctctcacctctccctggtccccactctctcctcgcgctggtcctctctctcctctcctcttttcctggtcatctctcttctcctctcctctccctggcctctctctcctctccctggtcctctctctcccctctccctggcctctctctctcctctccctggtcctctctctcctctcctctccctggtcctctctctcctatcctctccctggccctctctctcctctcctctccctggtcctctctctcctctcctctccctggcctctctctctctctcttctctccctggtcctctctctcctctccctggtcctatCTCTGCTAcccctggtcctctctctctctctcctcctctctctcctctccctctcccctctctctcccctctctctcccctctccctggtcctctctctccattccctggtcctctctctcatttccctggtcctctctctctcccctctccctggtcctctctctccatttccctggtcctctctctcatttccctggtcctctctctcagttccctggtactctctctcctctccctggtcctctctctcctctccctggtcctctcctctcctctcctctcatctcctctcctctcctctcctctcctctcctctcctctccctgacctctctctctctctcctctccctggtcctctctctcctctccctggtcctctctTTGCTCtccatggtcctctctctcctctcactattcctctctctcctctcactattcctctctctcctctccctggtcctctctcctctcactggtCCTCTCTTTGctctccctggtcctctctctcctctcactattcctctctctcctctccctggtcctctttctcctctccttctccctcccataTCCCTATCATCACcgccccctctctatcctccccctccatttctctctctctatcataggCACCTTTCCATCATGCTGTGCAGCTCTGCCTGCGGTTGCTTTGGCCTGGCCGGCCACCTGCTCAGACAGATGCAGTGTGTGGTTCTAGCTATCCATAATtcatgcacgcacgcatgcacacacacacacacacacacacacacacacacacacacacacacacacacacacacacacacacacacacacacacacacacacccggagGCTAGAGCAGACTGTTAGCTCCAGTTATATGAGCCAGAGGGAATCACCCAAATTTTccgctattccctacatagtgaactactagtgaccagagccctatgggcccagcTGCTATCTGTGTGCTCCCATATTCCCTCCCCCATAGGGATACACAGGGTTGAAGGGGAAACGGAGATGCTGCCATGAAAGTTCCACTTATTATGTGTGGTGATTATAGAGGGACTTCACTTAAGGAATGTTGTGCTGTTGAGGAGATGATTCTTATGCTAAATTCAAAATGGCTGCCTGGGAATTCTGATGTCTTTGAATGGTCTCTTCTTGTTCTTCATTCCTCTCTATTTACATCCTTTTCTATTTGAAATTCTGTATTTAGACTGGGCTGTCGTTTTGAGTGTCACAAAGGACTGTCTCATCAGTTGTAATGGAATttatagaacactgggcagttctAATGGAaatgatagaacactgggcagttctaatggaattgatagaacactgggcagttgtaatggaattgatagaacactgggcagttgtcatggaattgatagaacactgggcagttgtcatggaattgatagaacactgggcagttgttatggaattgatagaacactgggcagttctAATGGAaatgatagaacactgggcagttctaatggaattgatagaacactgggcagttgtaatggaattgatagaacactgggcagttctAATGGAaatgatagaacactgggcagttctaatggaattgatagaacactgggcagttgtaatggaattgatagaacactgggctgttctaatggaattgatagaacactgggctgttctaatggaattgatagaacactgggcagctgtaatggaattgatagaacactgggtagttgtaatataattgatagaacactgggctgttctaatggaattgatagaacactgggcagttgtaatataattgatagaacactgggtagttgtaatataattgatagaacacggggcagttgtaatggaattgatagaacactgggtagttgtaatggaattgatagaacactgggctgttctaatggaattgatataacactgggtagttgtaatataattgatagaacactgggtagttgtcatggaattgatagaacactgggcagttgtaatggaattgatagaacactgggctgttgtaatggaattgatagaacactgggtagttgtaatataattgatagaacactgggcagttgtaatataattgatagaacactgggcagttgtaatggaattgatagaacactgggtagttgtaatataattgatagaacactgggcagttgtaatataattgatagaacactgggcagttgtaatggaattgatagaacactgggcagttgtaatagaattgatagaacactgggcagctGTAAtgtaattgatagaacactgggctgttctaatggaattgatagaacactgggcagttctaatggaattgatagaacactgggcagttctaatggaattgatagaacactgggctgttGTAAtagaattgatagaacactgggcagctGTAAtgtaattgatagaacactgggctgttctaatggaattgatagaacactgggcagttctaatggaattgatagaacactgggcagttgtaatggaattgatagaacactgggcagctGTAATGTAATTGTTAGAACACTGGGCTGttctaatggaattgatagaacactgggcagttctaatggaattgatagaacactgggcagttgtaatggaattgatagaacactgggctgttctaatggaattgatagaacactgggcagttgtaatggaattgatagaacactgggtagttgtaatataattgatagaacactggacagttgtaatataattgatagaacactgggcagttgtaatggaattgatagaacactgggcagttgtaatggaattgatagaacactgggtagttgtaatataattgatagaacactgggtagttgtaatggaattgatagaacactgggtagttgtaatataattgatagaacactgggcagttgtaatggaattgatagaacaccgGGCTGTTGTAAtagaattgatagaacactgggtagttgtaatataattgatagaacactgggctgttgtaatggaattgatagaacactgggtagttgtaatataattgatagaacactgggcagttgtaatggaattgatagaacactgggcagttgtaatataattgatagaacactgggcagttgtaatggaattgatagaacactgggcagttgtaatggaattgatagaacactgggtagttgtaatataattgatagaacactgggcagttgtaatggaattgatataacactgggcagttgtaatggaattgatagaacactgggcagttgtaatggaattgatagaacactgggcagttgtaatggaattgatagaacactgggcagttgtaatggaattgatagaacactgggctgttctaatggaattgatagaacactgggctgttctaatggaattgatagaacactgggctgttctaatggaattgatagaacactgggcagctgtaatggaattgatagaacactgggcagttgtcatggaattgatagaacactgggcagttgtcatggaattgatagaacactgggcagttgttatggaattgatagaacactgggcagttctAATGGAaatgatagaacactgggcagttctaatggaattgatagaacactgggcagttgtaatggaattgatagaacactgggcagttctAATGGAaatgatagaacactgggcagttctaatggaattgatagaacactgggcagttgtaatggaattgatagaacactgggctgttctaatggaattgatagaacactgggctgttctaatggaattgatagaacactgggcagctgtaatggaattgatagaacactgggtagttgtaatataattgatagaacactgggctgttctaatggaattgatagaacactgggcagttgtaatataattgatagaacactgggtagttgtaatataattgatagaacacggggcagttgtaatggaattgatagaacactgggtagttgtaatggaattgatagaacactgggctgttctaatggaattgatataacactgggtagttgtaatataattgatagaacactgggtagttgtcatggaattgatagaacactgggcagttgtaatggaattgatagaacactgggctgttgtaatggaattgatagaacactgggtagttgtaatataattgatagaacactgggcagttgtaatataattgatagaacactgggcagttgtaatggaattgatagaacactgggtagttgtaatataattgatagaacactgggcagttgtaatataattgatagaacactgggcagttgtaatggaattgatagaacactgggcagttgtaatagaattgatagaacactggtcAGCTGTAAtgtaattgatagaacactgggctgttctaatggaattgatagaacactgggcagttctaatggaattgatagaacactgggcagttctaatggaattgatagaacactgggctgttGTAAtagaattgatagaacactgggcagctGTAAtgtaattgatagaacactgggctgttctaatggaattgatagaacactgggcagttctaatggaattgatagaacactgggcagttgtaatggaattgatagaacactgggcagctGTAATGTAATTGTTAGAACACTGGGCTGttctaatggaattgatagaacactgggcagttctaatggaattgatagaacactgggcagttgtaatggaattgatagaacactgggctgttctaatggaattgatagaacactgggcagttgtaatggaattgatagaacactgggtagttgtaatataattgatagaacactggacagttgtaatataattgatagaacactgggcagttgtaatggaattgatagaacactgggcagttgtaatggaattgatagaacactgggtagttgtaatataattgatagaacactgggtagttgtaatggaattgatagaacactgggtagttgtaatataattgatagaacactgggcagttgtaatggaattgatagaacaccgGGCTGTTGTAAtagaattgatagaacactgggtagttgtaatataattgatagaacactgggctgttgtaatggaattgatagaacactgggtagttgtaatataattgatagaacactgggcagttgtaatggaattgatagaacactgggcagttgtaatataattgatagaacactgggcagttgtaatggaattgatagaacactgggcagttgtaatggaattgatagaacactgggtagttgtaatataattgatagaacactgggcagttgtaatggaattgatataacactgggcagttgtaatggaattgatagaacactgggcagttgtaatggaattgatagaacactgggcagttgtaatggaattgatagaacactgggcagttgtaatggaattgatagaacactgggctgttctaatggaattgatagaacactgggctgttctaatggaattgatagaacactgggctgttctaatggaattgatagaacactgggcagctgtaatggaattgatagaacactgggcagttgtaatggaattgatagaacactgggtagttgtaatggaattgatagaacactgggcagttgtaatataattgatagaacactgggcagttgtaatataattgatagaacactgggtagttgtaatataattgatagaacactgggcagttgtaatataattgatagaacactgggcagttgtaatggaattgatagaacactgggtagttgtaatataattgatagaacactgg
It encodes the following:
- the LOC139374623 gene encoding adhesion G protein-coupled receptor L3-like, encoding MWTSRLLFIFTLFAPLTLAVSRAPVPMAVVRRELSCESYPIELRCPGTDVIMIDSANYGRTDDKICDSDPAQMENTRCYLPDAYKIMSLR